In Candidatus Krumholzibacteriia bacterium, one genomic interval encodes:
- a CDS encoding DUF885 domain-containing protein codes for MRPTQWILAAILLVSLPGLAIAATPAETFNKLLDDEWDARMREFPLFATQTGDHRFNDKLGSVSIADATRRDAQNREFLARLDKIDRAQLQGADRVNYDLFRRNLADRIEDYQFKTYLMPITNREGFHTSFAQLADRVPLRTVRDYENYCARLEAFKAYAGQYVDVMREGIKQGYVLPKIVLDGWEPAVEDHVVDDPTRSLLYDAFEKFPDAIAQKDRDRLTARGTKAIMDSVVPGYRAFGEFMKKEYVPACRETIGAADLPNGKAYYEFCVRNYTTLDLTPRQVHETGLSEVKRIRAEMDGVIAKTGFEGSFAEFLEFLRTDPRFYVTTPEALMKETALICKKADGQLPTLFKTLPRMPYGLKPVPDFIADKTSTAYYEDPTGDGTRAGFYHVNTSRLESRPLYELESLSLHEAVPGHHLQIAIQYELPGVPNFRRYDWFTAFVEGWGLYSERLGMEMGFYQDPYSDFGRLTYEMWRAMRLVVDTGMHYFGWTRQQAIDYMAANGALSIHNVTTEVDRYISWPGQAVAYKTGELKFRELRDYASKELGAGFDVREFHDVCLWSGAVPLQVLDDNVKAWVAEKKRK; via the coding sequence CGACGAGTGGGACGCGCGCATGCGCGAGTTCCCGTTGTTTGCCACCCAGACTGGTGACCACCGTTTCAACGACAAGCTCGGATCGGTGAGCATCGCGGATGCCACACGGCGCGACGCGCAAAACCGGGAATTTCTCGCCCGCCTCGACAAGATCGATCGCGCGCAGCTGCAGGGGGCGGATCGCGTGAACTACGACCTGTTCCGCCGCAACCTCGCCGACCGCATCGAGGACTACCAGTTCAAGACTTACCTCATGCCCATCACCAACCGTGAAGGGTTCCACACGTCCTTCGCACAGCTGGCGGATCGCGTGCCGCTGCGGACGGTGCGGGACTACGAGAACTACTGCGCGCGCCTCGAAGCGTTCAAGGCCTACGCCGGGCAGTACGTCGACGTGATGCGCGAGGGAATCAAGCAGGGCTACGTGCTCCCGAAGATCGTGCTGGACGGCTGGGAACCGGCGGTGGAAGACCACGTGGTGGACGATCCCACCCGCAGCCTCCTCTATGACGCTTTCGAGAAGTTCCCGGATGCGATTGCGCAGAAGGACCGCGATCGCCTCACCGCGCGCGGCACGAAGGCGATCATGGACTCGGTGGTGCCGGGATACCGCGCGTTTGGCGAGTTCATGAAGAAGGAGTACGTGCCGGCATGCCGTGAGACCATCGGTGCCGCCGACCTTCCCAACGGCAAAGCCTACTATGAGTTCTGTGTGCGCAACTACACCACCCTCGACCTCACGCCCCGCCAGGTGCACGAGACCGGTCTCTCCGAGGTGAAGCGCATTCGCGCGGAGATGGACGGCGTCATCGCCAAGACCGGTTTCGAGGGTTCGTTCGCCGAGTTCCTGGAATTCCTGCGCACGGATCCGCGCTTCTACGTGACGACGCCGGAAGCTCTCATGAAGGAGACCGCGCTTATCTGCAAGAAGGCCGACGGACAGCTGCCCACGCTGTTCAAGACGCTGCCGCGCATGCCGTACGGGCTCAAACCCGTTCCGGATTTCATCGCGGACAAGACCTCCACCGCGTACTACGAGGATCCTACCGGCGACGGCACCCGGGCCGGCTTCTACCATGTCAACACGTCCAGACTGGAGAGCCGGCCATTGTACGAACTCGAGTCTCTTTCGCTGCACGAAGCGGTGCCGGGGCACCACCTGCAGATCGCCATCCAGTACGAGCTGCCCGGCGTTCCCAATTTCCGCCGCTACGACTGGTTCACGGCCTTCGTGGAGGGCTGGGGGCTGTACTCGGAACGCCTCGGCATGGAAATGGGCTTCTACCAGGATCCCTACAGCGATTTCGGCCGTCTCACCTACGAGATGTGGCGCGCCATGCGCCTGGTGGTGGACACCGGCATGCACTACTTCGGGTGGACCCGGCAGCAGGCCATCGACTACATGGCCGCCAACGGAGCCCTCTCCATTCACAACGTGACCACCGAGGTGGACCGCTACATCTCCTGGCCGGGACAGGCGGTGGCCTACAAGACGGGTGAGTTGAAGTTCCGCGAACTGCGCGACTACGCCTCGAAGGAACTCGGGGCCGGGTTCGACGTTCGTGAGTTTCACGACGTGTGCCTGTGGAGTGGCGCGGTGCCGCTGCAGGTTCTTGACGACAACGTGAAGGCCTGGGTGGCGGAGAAGAAGCGCAAGTAG
- a CDS encoding NAD(P)/FAD-dependent oxidoreductase, producing MIRDVVVVGAGPAGSVAAAALARRGHDVLLLDREEFPRNKPCGDGVPPGTVAILNDLGMAAALRDASFPSIRGIRMTSPRGRSWNVSLHPRREDADFFIASRLVFDDLIRRHAVSCGAEFRRWPVRSLLFEDGRVRGVVALIDGTETPVRARMTIGADGATSQVARSLPGAKAPAVDRGVAIRAYVDGIQTIPHTIELHWLARHAPGYAWVFPMGPSLANVGVVVRSDVFKRRGTSLDTLLDELLASPVLKERVASGATRGDSATWQLPYATPRRSPRSFDGVLLAGDAARLVDPLTGEGIHNAVVSGSIAADVVHGALARNDTSRESLSGYDRRCERELGSLIRRAHRAQRHLAAHPLALEALFVLMGVGAGLVIRWLNAVSTDFHVGAPDRSNTGPGVV from the coding sequence ATGATCAGGGACGTCGTGGTCGTGGGCGCAGGACCCGCCGGCAGCGTGGCTGCCGCCGCACTCGCGCGCCGCGGCCACGATGTCCTCCTGCTCGACCGCGAGGAATTCCCCCGCAACAAACCGTGCGGTGACGGCGTCCCGCCCGGAACCGTCGCTATTCTCAACGATCTCGGCATGGCCGCGGCGCTGCGGGACGCGAGCTTTCCATCCATTCGTGGCATCCGCATGACGTCGCCGCGCGGTCGTTCCTGGAACGTGAGTCTGCACCCGCGGCGCGAGGACGCCGATTTCTTCATCGCGTCGCGCCTCGTGTTCGACGACCTCATCCGCCGCCACGCCGTCTCCTGCGGCGCGGAGTTCCGGCGCTGGCCGGTGCGATCGCTGCTGTTCGAGGACGGCCGTGTGCGCGGCGTGGTTGCGCTTATCGACGGCACCGAAACGCCGGTCCGGGCGCGCATGACGATCGGCGCCGACGGCGCCACCTCGCAGGTGGCGCGCTCGCTCCCCGGCGCCAAGGCGCCGGCCGTGGACCGCGGCGTCGCCATTCGCGCCTACGTGGATGGAATCCAAACCATCCCGCACACCATCGAACTCCACTGGCTCGCACGCCACGCGCCGGGTTACGCGTGGGTATTCCCCATGGGGCCGTCGCTGGCAAACGTCGGCGTGGTGGTGCGCAGCGACGTGTTCAAGCGCAGGGGGACTTCGCTCGACACGTTGCTCGACGAGCTTCTCGCCTCCCCCGTCCTGAAGGAGCGTGTGGCAAGTGGCGCGACACGCGGAGACAGCGCCACCTGGCAGCTGCCTTACGCAACACCGCGGCGTTCGCCGCGCTCCTTCGACGGTGTGCTGCTGGCGGGCGACGCGGCCCGGCTGGTCGACCCGCTCACCGGCGAGGGCATTCACAACGCGGTCGTCTCGGGAAGCATCGCGGCCGATGTTGTCCACGGAGCACTGGCGCGCAACGACACCTCGCGGGAATCGCTGTCCGGGTACGACCGCCGCTGCGAGCGCGAGCTGGGGTCGCTGATCCGCCGCGCGCATCGCGCCCAGCGGCATCTGGCCGCGCACCCGCTCGCGCTGGAGGCGTTGTTTGTGCTGATGGGGGTGGGAGCCGGCCTCGTAATCCGTTGGCTCAATGCTGTTTCCACCGATTTTCACGTGGGCGCGCCGGACCGCTCGAATACCGGTCCGGGCGTCGTGTAG
- a CDS encoding zinc ribbon domain-containing protein, whose amino-acid sequence MSLEDQLAIRFVCGKCKGQGGNTRRISAAGTGLSKILDIQHNQFILLSCRNCGYTEVYDPAVLEGKKHLGSILDVLFGG is encoded by the coding sequence ATGTCACTCGAAGATCAACTGGCCATACGCTTCGTCTGCGGCAAGTGCAAGGGGCAGGGCGGAAACACCCGGCGCATCTCCGCGGCGGGTACCGGGCTGTCCAAGATTCTCGATATCCAGCACAACCAGTTCATTCTGCTCTCGTGCCGCAACTGCGGCTACACCGAGGTCTATGACCCCGCGGTTCTGGAAGGCAAGAAGCACCTCGGGTCCATCCTCGACGTCCTCTTCGGCGGTTAG
- a CDS encoding PstS family phosphate ABC transporter substrate-binding protein gives MAIATLSALVFAGISIASSLTVDPKLPAYKLTSGVSGSIKSVGSDTMNNLMALWAGDFRKSYPNVQVEIEGKGSSTAPPALIAGTATFGPMSRAMKNQEIDEFEAKFGYKPTGLRSSIDMLAVYVHKDNPIESLSMQQIDAIFSKTRKGGYETDITTWGQLGVTGEWANKPISLYGRNSASGTYGYFKEHALFKGDFKDAVKEQPGSSSVVQGVASDRFGIGYSGIGYKTADVRAVPIKADAASEAVPAAAEFAYTGTYPLARFLYIYVNLKPGTELDPLRGEFLKFVFSKEGQSSVIKDGYYPVNAKIAGEELARLGLNVSSR, from the coding sequence ATGGCGATCGCCACGCTGAGCGCGCTGGTGTTCGCGGGAATCAGTATCGCCAGCAGTCTCACGGTAGATCCCAAGCTACCCGCGTACAAGTTGACCTCGGGGGTTTCCGGCTCCATCAAGAGTGTGGGCTCCGACACCATGAACAACCTCATGGCGCTGTGGGCGGGCGATTTCCGCAAGAGCTATCCCAACGTCCAGGTGGAGATCGAGGGCAAGGGCTCATCGACCGCTCCGCCGGCGCTCATCGCGGGCACGGCCACCTTCGGCCCCATGAGCCGCGCGATGAAGAACCAGGAGATCGACGAGTTCGAGGCGAAGTTCGGCTACAAGCCGACCGGCCTGCGCTCATCCATCGACATGCTCGCGGTCTACGTCCACAAGGACAACCCCATCGAGTCGCTGTCCATGCAGCAGATCGACGCCATCTTCTCCAAGACGCGCAAGGGTGGTTACGAGACCGACATCACCACATGGGGACAGCTGGGCGTTACCGGCGAGTGGGCCAACAAGCCGATCAGCCTGTATGGCCGCAACTCGGCGTCGGGCACCTACGGCTACTTCAAGGAGCACGCGCTGTTCAAGGGCGACTTCAAGGACGCGGTCAAGGAGCAGCCGGGCAGCTCATCGGTGGTGCAGGGTGTGGCCAGCGACCGCTTCGGCATCGGCTACAGCGGCATCGGCTACAAGACCGCCGACGTGCGCGCCGTGCCCATCAAGGCAGACGCCGCATCGGAGGCGGTGCCCGCGGCGGCCGAGTTTGCCTACACGGGCACCTACCCGCTGGCCCGGTTCCTCTATATCTATGTGAACCTCAAGCCGGGGACGGAACTGGATCCGCTGCGCGGTGAGTTCCTGAAGTTCGTGTTCAGCAAAGAGGGACAGTCCAGCGTGATCAAGGACGGCTACTACCCCGTGAACGCGAAGATCGCGGGCGAGGAGCTCGCCAGGCTGGGTCTCAACGTCAGCAGCCGCTGA
- a CDS encoding ABC transporter permease subunit yields the protein MTLRPRTRNHGTRWTVRAADRIAAACISVGGVGTILAVSGVFLFLLSVAIPLLKSGHATRESGLTVPAAARVLRVGTDEYRVAAWALSSDGALRVFRLDNGDTVTTRVLTGPDSLSAVSFDTESGSFAIGLIDGSLRLGRMRFRTDFPSAEDVGAGASTLRPDSVFAVGGALVEVLADGSLRRQTLVVETDADLDDAVPGAVRVIDHVASGSAYVVAAVGALDTTAVLRVDRRENAFTGEETLELTRGVLPPPPGGTPAHLLVTAAGAAVWVIDGAGRATVWNTRDVNSPELRVAGGLAAQGARLTAVTALLGRQTVLTGDGGGAIDAWFTYEEAASDTTPATIALGSPRHFAGEGSAATALAASARERVFIAGFADGSVNVLQATSGKRVIGIDIGDGPVDAVAFSPKNDGLLVLAGGALHHFDVDLGHPAATLRAMFRPVWYEGYPGAAHVWQSSAGTDDFEPKFGMWPLVFGTLKATFYSMLFGVPLALLAAIYTSEFISPALRPRLKTVVETMASLPSVVLGFLAAIVIAPFVQGAVPAVLVSFATIPGMLLAAGYAWQLLPQETARRLARFRLLLLLAILPLALLAARVLGPWMESWFFGGDIMAWLAGRSGSAFGGWFLLLLPLSAVAVILLVGRMTGELMRNIAARSTRSRMASLDMTRFLVGTLATVMFAVVGAAVLTSLGMDARGGMIDTYVQRNALVVGFVMGFAVIPIIYTIAEDALSAVPDHLRAASLGAGATPWQTAIRIVLPTAMSGLFSAIMIGLGRAVGETMIVLMAAGNTPIMEMNIFNGFRTLSANIATELPEAVRDSTHYRTLFLAALLLFLMTFIVNTVAEIVRLRFRRRSAQI from the coding sequence ATGACACTACGGCCTCGGACGCGAAACCACGGCACCCGGTGGACGGTCAGGGCGGCGGACCGCATCGCCGCCGCTTGCATTTCCGTGGGTGGCGTGGGGACGATCCTCGCGGTGTCCGGGGTGTTCCTGTTTCTGCTCAGCGTCGCCATTCCCCTCCTCAAGTCGGGACACGCCACGCGCGAATCCGGCCTGACCGTTCCCGCCGCCGCGCGCGTGCTGCGCGTGGGTACGGACGAATACCGGGTTGCCGCCTGGGCGCTGTCATCGGATGGCGCGTTGCGCGTGTTCCGCCTGGACAACGGCGACACGGTGACGACGCGCGTTCTCACCGGGCCCGATTCACTTTCCGCGGTTTCCTTCGACACCGAGAGCGGTTCGTTTGCGATCGGGCTGATCGACGGATCGCTGCGGCTGGGGCGCATGCGCTTCCGCACCGACTTTCCGTCCGCGGAGGACGTCGGCGCCGGCGCATCCACCTTGCGGCCGGATTCGGTGTTTGCCGTCGGCGGCGCGCTGGTGGAGGTGCTGGCGGACGGTTCGCTGCGGCGGCAGACCCTGGTGGTGGAAACCGACGCGGACCTGGATGACGCGGTGCCGGGGGCGGTGCGCGTGATCGATCATGTCGCGTCCGGGAGTGCGTACGTCGTGGCGGCAGTGGGTGCTTTGGACACGACCGCCGTGTTGCGCGTGGACCGGCGCGAGAACGCGTTCACCGGCGAAGAAACCCTGGAACTCACGCGCGGTGTGCTGCCGCCCCCGCCAGGCGGTACCCCCGCGCACCTGCTCGTCACCGCGGCGGGTGCGGCGGTGTGGGTGATCGACGGGGCCGGACGCGCCACGGTGTGGAACACGCGCGACGTGAATTCGCCGGAACTGCGCGTGGCGGGTGGACTGGCCGCGCAGGGCGCGCGGCTGACGGCGGTGACGGCGCTGCTGGGCCGGCAGACGGTTCTCACCGGCGATGGCGGCGGGGCCATCGACGCGTGGTTTACCTACGAGGAAGCGGCCAGCGACACCACCCCCGCCACCATCGCGTTAGGCAGTCCGCGCCACTTCGCGGGTGAGGGGAGCGCGGCGACGGCGCTGGCCGCGTCGGCGCGCGAGCGGGTGTTCATTGCGGGTTTCGCCGATGGGAGCGTGAACGTGTTGCAGGCCACCAGCGGCAAGCGCGTCATCGGCATCGACATCGGTGACGGGCCGGTGGATGCGGTGGCGTTCTCGCCCAAGAACGACGGGCTGCTGGTGCTCGCGGGCGGTGCGTTGCATCACTTCGACGTCGACCTGGGCCACCCGGCGGCAACGCTGCGCGCGATGTTCCGGCCGGTGTGGTACGAAGGCTATCCCGGCGCGGCGCACGTGTGGCAGTCCTCGGCGGGCACCGACGACTTCGAACCCAAGTTCGGGATGTGGCCGCTGGTATTCGGCACGCTCAAGGCGACTTTCTACTCGATGCTGTTCGGCGTGCCGCTGGCGCTGCTGGCGGCCATCTATACCAGCGAGTTCATCTCGCCCGCGCTGCGGCCGCGGCTCAAGACGGTGGTCGAAACCATGGCCAGCCTTCCCAGCGTGGTGCTGGGTTTCCTGGCCGCCATCGTGATCGCGCCGTTCGTGCAGGGTGCGGTGCCGGCGGTGCTGGTCTCGTTCGCCACCATTCCGGGCATGCTGCTGGCCGCGGGCTACGCGTGGCAGCTGCTCCCGCAGGAGACGGCGCGGCGGCTGGCGCGCTTCCGCCTGTTGTTGCTGCTCGCCATTCTTCCGCTGGCGCTGCTGGCCGCGCGGGTGCTGGGCCCCTGGATGGAGTCCTGGTTCTTCGGCGGGGACATCATGGCGTGGCTGGCGGGAAGGTCGGGAAGTGCCTTCGGCGGCTGGTTCCTGCTGCTGCTCCCGCTGAGCGCGGTCGCGGTGATTCTCCTCGTCGGCCGCATGACCGGGGAGTTGATGCGCAATATCGCGGCGCGTTCCACGCGCTCGCGCATGGCGTCGCTGGACATGACGCGCTTCCTGGTGGGGACGCTGGCAACGGTCATGTTTGCCGTGGTGGGTGCCGCGGTGCTCACCTCGCTGGGAATGGATGCGCGCGGGGGCATGATCGACACCTACGTGCAGCGCAACGCGCTGGTGGTGGGTTTCGTGATGGGCTTCGCGGTGATCCCCATCATCTATACCATCGCGGAAGACGCGCTCTCCGCGGTGCCGGACCACCTGCGCGCGGCGTCGCTGGGCGCGGGTGCCACGCCCTGGCAGACGGCCATCCGCATCGTGCTGCCGACGGCGATGAGCGGGCTCTTCTCCGCCATCATGATCGGGCTGGGCCGCGCGGTGGGCGAAACCATGATTGTGCTGATGGCGGCCGGCAACACCCCCATCATGGAGATGAACATCTTCAACGGCTTCCGCACGCTGTCGGCCAACATCGCCACCGAACTGCCGGAGGCGGTTCGCGACAGCACGCACTACCGCACGCTGTTCCTGGCCGCACTGCTGCTGTTCCTGATGACATTCATCGTCAACACGGTGGCCGAGATCGTGCGGCTCCGCTTCCGCCGGAGGTCGGCGCAGATATGA
- the pstA gene encoding phosphate ABC transporter permease PstA, with product MSGVQGWGKRTRARGGTSLLAHGENMLWLMGGALAICLVMIVGLLGLVVYQGATTFWPDPIVAVTLDGGRKFMGEETRRERFTPTPEAMAGWSEQTRSQFEHDSELAKHATRRMLRTGNFDVSGSHFEWVDDFALTSSERPEWAVLLERREWGRFYGTPVGFRVDGELVARDPAEAWRAFDAVHGEVSARFDRRYRLQKRDFGKLHAQAERARLKLREVEMEYGESSEEYESARAIQEGELSAIEARGQTLEEEIRLLDEENSRYALVMATVAGDTVVIPAANIVRGYPANRLGPVAKLGVYASRWKEFLTADPREANSEGGVWPAIVGTVIMTLLMSVAVVPFGVLAALYLREYAKEGVMVSAVRIAINNMAGVPSIVFGVFGLGFFCYIFGGSIDQVFFAEKLPNPTYGKGGVLWASLTLALLTLPVVVVATEEALAAVPRSMREGSYACGASKWQTIRRIVLPRAMPGIMTGFILAMARGAGEVAPLMLVGAVKLAPDLPLDGVAPYLHPDRSFMHLGFHIFDLGFQSQNSEAAKPMVFTTTLLLISIIASLNIFAVWIRTRLRRRFVGGTF from the coding sequence ATGAGCGGTGTTCAGGGGTGGGGAAAACGCACCAGAGCGCGCGGCGGCACGTCGTTGCTGGCGCACGGCGAGAACATGCTGTGGCTGATGGGCGGCGCGCTCGCCATCTGCCTGGTCATGATTGTGGGACTGCTGGGGTTGGTGGTCTACCAGGGCGCCACCACGTTCTGGCCGGACCCGATCGTCGCGGTCACGCTGGACGGCGGCAGGAAGTTCATGGGTGAAGAGACGCGGCGCGAACGCTTCACGCCCACGCCGGAGGCGATGGCGGGGTGGTCGGAGCAGACGCGCAGCCAGTTCGAGCATGACTCCGAGCTCGCGAAGCACGCCACGCGACGGATGCTGCGCACGGGCAACTTCGACGTCAGTGGCTCGCACTTCGAATGGGTGGACGACTTTGCGCTCACCAGCAGCGAACGCCCGGAGTGGGCGGTGCTGCTCGAGCGGCGCGAGTGGGGGCGGTTCTACGGCACCCCGGTTGGTTTCCGGGTGGACGGCGAGCTGGTGGCGCGGGACCCCGCGGAGGCGTGGCGCGCGTTCGACGCGGTCCACGGCGAGGTGTCGGCCCGTTTCGACCGGCGCTATCGCCTGCAGAAGCGCGACTTCGGCAAGCTGCACGCGCAGGCGGAACGCGCGCGGCTCAAGTTGCGCGAGGTCGAGATGGAGTACGGAGAATCGTCGGAGGAGTACGAGAGCGCGCGGGCCATCCAGGAGGGCGAGTTGTCCGCCATCGAGGCGCGCGGCCAGACGCTGGAAGAGGAGATCCGGCTGCTCGACGAAGAGAACAGCCGCTACGCGCTCGTCATGGCCACGGTCGCCGGTGACACCGTAGTCATTCCGGCCGCGAACATCGTGCGCGGTTATCCCGCCAACCGGCTGGGCCCGGTGGCGAAACTCGGTGTGTACGCATCGCGGTGGAAGGAGTTTCTCACCGCGGATCCGCGCGAGGCCAACAGCGAGGGCGGCGTGTGGCCCGCCATCGTCGGCACGGTGATCATGACGCTACTCATGTCGGTGGCGGTGGTTCCGTTTGGGGTGCTGGCCGCACTCTACCTGCGCGAATACGCCAAAGAAGGCGTGATGGTGAGCGCGGTGCGCATCGCCATCAACAACATGGCGGGCGTGCCCAGCATTGTGTTCGGCGTGTTCGGCCTGGGCTTCTTCTGTTACATCTTCGGCGGCTCCATCGACCAGGTGTTCTTTGCGGAGAAGCTGCCCAACCCGACCTACGGCAAGGGCGGCGTGCTGTGGGCCTCGCTCACGCTGGCGCTGCTGACCCTGCCGGTGGTGGTGGTGGCCACCGAGGAGGCGCTGGCGGCGGTGCCGCGCTCCATGCGCGAGGGCTCCTACGCCTGCGGCGCCAGCAAGTGGCAGACGATCCGGCGCATCGTGCTGCCGCGCGCCATGCCCGGCATCATGACCGGGTTCATCCTCGCCATGGCGCGGGGCGCGGGCGAGGTGGCGCCGCTGATGCTGGTGGGCGCGGTCAAACTGGCGCCCGACCTGCCGCTCGACGGCGTGGCGCCCTACCTGCACCCCGACCGCAGCTTCATGCACCTGGGCTTTCACATTTTCGACCTGGGGTTCCAGAGCCAGAACAGCGAGGCGGCCAAGCCGATGGTGTTCACCACCACGCTGCTGCTCATTTCCATCATCGCATCTTTGAACATCTTTGCCGTGTGGATACGCACGCGGTTGCGGCGCCGCTTCGTCGGTGGTACGTTCTAG
- the pstB gene encoding phosphate ABC transporter ATP-binding protein PstB — MSDPILTPRGEGATSGADRLRAIARGEEVAATIHDAVASEKAVAEVKAFKLWYGAKQALYSIGMAMPEGKITAIVGPSGCGKSTLLRSINRLNDLLDEVRIEGDILLNGDSIYGRSVDVIELRKRMGMVFQKSNPFPMSIYENVVYSLRVDGVRDRHVLDEVCERSLEGAALWDEVKDRLHESALGLSGGQQQRLCIARAIAGEPEVLLMDEPCSALDPIATGKIEDLMQELKGSYSIVIVTHNMQQAARVSDYTAFMYLGRLIEYGPTADIFTNPKLSETSDYVTGRFG; from the coding sequence ATGAGCGATCCCATTCTTACTCCCAGGGGCGAGGGCGCGACCTCCGGCGCGGACCGTCTGCGCGCCATCGCGCGCGGCGAGGAAGTGGCCGCCACCATTCACGACGCGGTAGCAAGTGAAAAAGCGGTGGCCGAGGTGAAGGCGTTCAAGCTGTGGTACGGCGCCAAGCAGGCGCTGTACTCCATCGGCATGGCCATGCCCGAGGGCAAGATCACCGCCATCGTCGGTCCGTCGGGTTGCGGCAAGTCCACGCTGCTCCGCTCCATCAACCGCCTCAACGACCTGCTCGACGAGGTGCGCATCGAGGGCGACATCCTGCTCAACGGCGATTCCATCTACGGGCGTTCGGTGGATGTCATCGAGCTGCGCAAGCGCATGGGAATGGTGTTCCAGAAGTCGAACCCGTTTCCGATGAGCATCTACGAGAACGTGGTCTACTCGTTGCGGGTGGACGGGGTGCGCGACCGGCACGTGCTCGACGAGGTGTGCGAGCGCAGCCTGGAGGGCGCGGCGCTGTGGGACGAGGTCAAGGACCGGCTCCACGAGAGCGCGCTGGGGCTCTCGGGCGGGCAGCAGCAGCGGCTGTGCATCGCGCGCGCCATCGCCGGCGAGCCCGAGGTGCTGCTGATGGACGAGCCCTGCTCGGCGCTGGACCCCATCGCCACCGGCAAGATCGAGGATCTCATGCAGGAGCTCAAGGGGTCCTACTCCATCGTCATCGTGACCCACAACATGCAGCAGGCGGCGCGGGTGAGCGATTACACGGCGTTCATGTACCTGGGACGGCTCATCGAGTACGGGCCGACGGCCGACATCTTCACCAACCCGAAACTGTCGGAAACCTCGGACTACGTGACGGGGCGGTTCGGATAA
- a CDS encoding response regulator — translation MILEKRQTLLKTEKIVVIEDEDDILEVIAYNLKREGYEVITSTSGEDGLEKIEKSSPQLVVLDLMLPEIDGLELCRKLKSDPLTRSIPVIMVTAKGEESDVVLGLGVGADDYVTKPFSPRELVARVKAVLRRSRARPEGDSRERIARGGVVIDPQRHDVQVDGEPVLLTATEFRLLHFLATHPGRVFTRDHLLTRVIGEDAIVIDRNIDVHVRAIRKKLGAHRELIETIRGVGYRFKDKD, via the coding sequence ATGATCCTGGAGAAAAGACAGACCTTGCTCAAGACCGAGAAGATCGTCGTCATCGAGGACGAGGATGATATCCTCGAAGTCATCGCGTACAACCTCAAGCGCGAGGGCTACGAGGTGATCACCAGCACCAGCGGCGAGGACGGCCTCGAAAAGATCGAGAAGTCATCCCCGCAGCTGGTGGTGCTGGACCTCATGCTCCCCGAGATCGACGGCCTGGAACTGTGCCGCAAACTCAAGTCCGACCCCCTCACCAGGTCCATTCCCGTCATCATGGTGACGGCGAAGGGCGAGGAGAGCGACGTGGTGCTGGGCCTGGGTGTCGGCGCCGACGACTACGTCACCAAGCCCTTCAGCCCCCGGGAGCTGGTGGCGCGGGTGAAGGCGGTGCTGCGCCGTTCGCGCGCGCGTCCCGAGGGCGACAGCCGCGAGCGCATCGCCCGCGGTGGCGTGGTGATCGACCCGCAACGCCACGACGTCCAGGTGGACGGAGAACCGGTCTTGCTGACGGCGACCGAGTTCCGGCTGTTGCACTTCCTTGCCACGCATCCCGGCCGCGTGTTTACACGCGATCACCTGCTCACACGTGTCATTGGCGAGGACGCCATTGTCATCGACCGCAACATCGATGTGCACGTTCGCGCGATTCGCAAGAAGCTCGGGGCGCACCGCGAGTTGATTGAGACGATTCGCGGCGTCGGTTACCGGTTCAAAGACAAAGACTGA